ATTCATTTTTATTCCTCTCGTCGTTCACTATTCCGTCTAGCTTCCGGATGGGCGTGTCGTGAAATTGGGAGGAGAAAGATTCGGCGCACCGGAAGTTCTATTCGAACCCCATCTCATCGACGTGGacagcgtcggcgtcgcaGAAATGCTCTTTAACACCATCCAAGCGGCCGACATTGATACGCGCGCTGATTTCTATAAGCACATTGTCTTGTCTGGGGGCTCCACTATGTATCCGGGCTTGCCCAGTCGCTTGGAACGCGAAATCAAGCAGCTCTACTTGGAGAGGGTTTTGAAGGGTGACACTTCGAGGCTTTCCGTATGTGGGACCCTTGTGAGGATTAACATTATTTATATCTGTCTGTCTAttagaaattcaaaattcgAATAGAAGATCCGCCGCGTAGAAAACACATGGTGTTTTTGGGTGGCGCCGTTTTGGCTGATATCATGAAGGACAAGGATTCCTTTTGGATGTCGAGGGAAGAGTACCAAGAAAAAGGATTGGGCGTTCTGGAGAAATTGGGCGTGAAAGTCGGGTAACCATGACGgtgagatgacgtcacaaacgCAACCATTTGAATGTTATTAGTAGTACGGTattccttctttttttttctttttgagtTGGTCATTGGTCTATTTGTAAGTAGGAGGGGTGGGGGAATCGGCGTTTATTTGGCGTGCTGTGCAGCTGTGTCCAATCAATTCAAAAGTGTGTTTTTTGCTGAAGAAAACATAGTAGCAAAACAAGACTATCAGCAGCAAAATAACTCATTTAAAGGTAAGCATATAGTCCATTCTTTAGTAATTGAATCGAAGTCTGGTTCTGTCCTTTCTCAGCGTTGCTGTGACGAGGATATTGATTGTATCCAATGTCACTTTAACATCCGCTTTTTCGCCGAGCTCTGGGTTGAATTCAACGACGTCCATTCCAACCAAGCCCTTTGTATCCGAAAGACTTTCTCCAATATATAATCCTTCTCTTAGGGACAAACCACCAGGAACTAAATTTAGTGAGGTAAtagtgattaattaattagaaataatagggttttttctctcttgccTTTGGTTCCTGTGCAAGGAGCAACAAGCGGATCAAAGGCGTCAATATCAAAGCTCAGATGTACAGGACTGTCCTCGCTTTTCAACGCAAAGTAAGTTCACATGATTTTATATACCATCTATATGTGTACCCGGGTTGTAAGTAGTCGTTTGTCATTTCCATTATTTTTCCTATTCCAAggcgatcgacgtctttgatGGAGAAGAGTTTGACTCGCGTTTGTTCGAGCATTTTCCTATAGAGATGTGCTACTCAAAGGAAAATTGGATTCGtatatcacgtgatcaaacCATTCGCCAGGATCGATTTCTCTGATTCCGATGTATACCAGACGATTGGGCAAAACCCTAGTAATGAATACATGAATTcctaagaaagagaaaaacaaaacgacTTTACTTTGACTTGAGCCATTCAAACCCCTGTGGACTctataaatcaataatcagATAGAAAATGCAGAGAGAAGAATATATATAACCTCAAGAACTTTCAAACTGGACAGAGCCGACATTCCATGAGCGTTTCCAGTCATCGAACCGACAGGAGAATTCAAATCAGGATGAGCAtcaacctgaaaaaaaaatagaggCTCATATATATACGAAATGAAATTTCTTTCGTACCCAAACAACTCCAAGATGATTCCATACCGATACGAGACCATTTATGGAACCAACGGAAATACTGTAAAGAGAAGACACTCGCGCGCACGcgctcttcgtcgctctttcGTTCCAAACCTGTGATCGCCTCCAAGAACGAGACTGAAGCGATCGTTTTCGGCGATCGGCGCAACCGTTTCGGCGAGCTGTGcgtagaagaaaaatagaagGGCCCCACCTCCGACACACCTCCCCGTCCCAACGAACCCTGTAGCACGTCGCCGACACTTGCGAAGCGTTCATCAGACCTGGCGCATTCGATCGCGTTCTTGCTCGATCCTCTTCTGAAGGCTCGACTTCGAAGTGATCGACTTCGAAATCTGACGAATGATTCGAATTTGTGTGCGCTGAGGATACGGAATGGGTAGTACCTAGTTCTCTGAGTTTTTCCAGTAACATTCCTTCTTCTAGTATGACTTTCGGTCCACGTTCGACtcctttcttcgtctacgcAATGCCGGATGTCAGCGAAAAATGCCGCCGTAAACGCGTTCCCTTTACCTGGCCTTTGCCAAAAGGCACGCTTACGACTGAAACGTGAGAAAAGAGACGTCTTCGCAGCAACAAAGTCGGGACTCTTCGAAGCAGGTAGGCCATGATAGCGCGAGTTAGTAGTACCTTCGACGATAACGTCATAGGTCCTCCACCACATGGGTCCAATTAGAGTCACGCGTAGCGCCCCCGCGTTTCCAGAGGTTTACGATTCTCCGCCGCGAATGGCTTCTTCTTGCTATCCATACTTGCCGCGAAGCCGACAAAAGCGCAACTATGTACCGTGCAAATGAAGCTCTCGCCTAATTCATTTAGGCGTCAACCAATGAAGCGCCGGCTTTCCCTGTTGATTACAACAACGTATATAATTTATCGAGGCCCGACCTCACTCGACAGTTCCCTCTGGATGGCGACGGCGctttttgtcgtcttcgccgcatcgacgtttctcgtcgcttcgaacgccATTTCGTGCTCGTCCGGCTGCGACGCAATTCCATCGTGTCCAGGAGGCTACGTCTTAGACGATTGCAACTGTTCGCACTGCGCTCAACAGGAGGGAGACGAATGCGATCATCCCCACCgtcgagacggcggcgacacgACGAGAAGACCGTTGATCTGCGACCACGGCTTGAAATGCGCCAAACGCCACGGCGTACGCGTGTGCGAACGACGTAAGAAATCGCGCGCTCTCTCCCCCACTCGCTCGATCGCTCGCCCGCGTGCCCCCGCGtgcccgcgcgcgcgttcctcttctcgttcctcttctctttcccAACGCCGACGCCAATGTGTCTTTCCCTTCCTTCCgtcccttttttttctctttgttcGCACGACTCACAAGTTGCGGTTTTTGGCACTTCCCCTTTACAGTTGTTCGAAGAGCAGTGGCGCCTCCGTGCGCAGAACCGACTCCGTGCACAGCCGAACGCCAAGTGTGCGTAGCgactcgccgccgaaacATCGAATGTAAAGGTAAGTCTATCgagcgatcgatcgcgaagcgTCCCCGATGCCAATTTGCGAGCGACACTTGGTCGGCTTGGGCTCGCTGCCCATTCATTACTCGAGTTTGTCGCGCGACATTTTCACGCGAAGCCCGTCGCGAGCACGCACCCAGAAAGGCATGCATAAGCATTTTACTCTCATATTCTTAGCTGCGAATTGTTCGTTCCCTTTTCCATTCTACGGCtgttcgatcgtttcgcaCGCGCACCGACTGCGCACGTGCGCGTGTTGGAAGGAGAAAGCGTGCGCCTCGCCACACGAGTACTCCACGAACAAGGAATGCCGCACAGCGTTACGTTTCGCCGGTAAGTATAGCACGACTTTTTTCCCCCCTGCCCCCGCAGGGAAATAATATATTAGCACATTCGGCGACGGCATCTGGTATCGACTGGTGTCGCGCCCTTCCCCCTTCCCCCtccccccgccgccgccgctatcTTCGCACGATCTGTCGGGCGACGCGAGATCGATTATCATAATAGTCGGGGAGCGCGCAATCCCATtttccttcctcttcctaaatatttttaataataACCCCCaggcgaaagacgacgttcgattcTTCCGAGATGCGTTCAAACCGATCTCGCATGTCCAATCGATTCGAAatcagcgtcgacgtcgacgtcatcatcgtcgtcatcgtgtTCGACGCGCCCCGAGTGCGAGTGCGACCAAAGCAAGTGTCCTCCCATCGATTGCCCCTCCGCAAATTATAAGGCCAAAGTGATTGTCCGAAAAAGGAACGTGCCCGGCACGTGTTGCCCTATGGTCGCCTGTCGGCAGGGTACGTCATAAGATTTATATCGTAACACGTGATTTATtgcatttttttattaagaGGGTGTGACGCGCAAATGTTGGCGATGTCTTTGGACGGATCATTGGAACGATCGAGTTTTGAAATGTCCGCCGGATTCAAAGGCAAAACCCGGTGAGACGACGCTGGGCGGATGTTGCAAGTTGCCTTCGACGTGCGAGTGCGATCCAGCAAAATGTTCAATTCGATGCTCATTATCTGAATATCCCGTGCTTCTGCGACGCGGTCTCGGCTATCCGGGACGATGCTGTGATGAATACGCTTGCAAAGCAGGTAAGAGAACGGGAGtcgatttatttttagactttttttttccttctttagaCAATTCGTCTTGCATGCACAAAGGACAGAGATACGCTAGCGGCTCTCGGTGGAAAGAAGGTTGTCGAGATTGTTTGTGTTTTTCCACGATAGTCCAGTGCTTTCCTCCACAATGTCCCTCAAGTGAACCGTGTTTAAGATATGGCTCAGAAAGATCATCAGGGTGCTGTCCCAAGTGCTTAGGTAACCAATTGAAGATGATTGCCAGAAAAACGAGTTTTCATAATTTACATCTAGAACTTGCTAGTGCCGGTGCCGTCTCCTTTGATGTCCCCAAAgagagcggcgacggagatACAGATTCCGCTGCCTACCAAGTTTGTCGCGAACGTGGCGACGTCTATCATAAAGGAATGTGGATCGAGGATGGCCGCATGTTTCACACTTCAGACAAGTGGACCCGAAGACTGCGGACATCGGAGCCGCTGACGTGCGAGGGTTGTCGTTGCAATAGCAACGCCAGTCGACGAGCAGGCAGCCAAGGCGATACCCTCTGCGTTCCGTGTCCCTGTTTACCGGGATGCCAGAGCGGAAACGGCGTTTGCGACAAGCCGGCGTCGCGATGCAACGGACTTTGCCTCTTCACtaacgacgaaaagaaaacggacttttttttccccgGCGACCAATGGACGTACAAATGCCGCGAATATCGGTGCATGGACGACGGTCAGATAACGTGGGCGAGCGTGTGCGTGTCGCAACCGCCCGCCTGCGTCGAGGGAAGCCTCGTCGATCTTCGCGACGAATGTTGCGAAGTATGCAGTCGACGTAAGTCTTGGGTGGTGGTGGGTGGGGAGGGGGGGACTCACTGAGCTAGCGCTAATCGAGCTAAACCAACTAAGCCATGCTAAGCGCAATTGACCAGACGCACTGACTAATCTTCTTGCATTGCTAATCAGCTTCTCTCTTCACAATAATCATTTGCTCGCTAAGTGACTTATCCGGCCTGATGACTCTAATTCTATTATGCTCGCCCACACTGTGGGGCCAATTCGCTCAAAACAAAGGATTAATTTCCTGTTCTGGCGGCAATTTGCAAGTATCGTCGACTGGCTGTCGGCCGTCGTTGACGAGACCACGCACATGTAGCCGCCGCCCTCacgaaaaatgttttctttttactcTACAGCATGCCGCGAAAATATAACGTGCAATCATATGCCGAGATGCACTGGCGATCTTACGTACGAACGAAACAAGTTTGGCTGTCGCAAGTCGTGCACGTGCGTGAAGGAAGGTGGGTTAGCTCGATCATAGAGGAGAGAGGAAACTGAACGTTGTGGGGTCCCATCTCTTGTATCTACATTCGACTCATTTTTTCGTACATTTATACAGAGATAGCGATACAACCGTCAATCAATGCAGATTGCTCGAAAGAAGTGAAAAAATGCAAGCCTTGTCCCTTCCCAACCATTCGGACGAAAGTGCGTTCCCTGCATCATTCATGCATTTATTTATACAATTCTTTTGTTTGGCGACAGACTGGAAAGGGTTGCTGTAATTGCGTCTTGCCCGATCCATGCAAGGTACGTCTTCTCGTTATGCAAAAGATTACACTTGGCATCCGTTTTGCACATGCATATGCATGTATGCAGTCGCGCGCGGCTCCTTTGTTAACCCCGCCGGTTTGACCGGTTTGCTTCAATGCGTGGCTTCTCACTTTTGTTTCCCGCGCAGTTGGCCACCTGTCCCCATTCCCTCCTATGTGTATCTGTCTACGAAACTACGTGTTCAGACGTCGCTTTGTGTGAACCTCGTGCCGCTTGCATCTATGGATTTCACAGTaagacgtcgacgcattATTGTCGTCGTCTAATTTCTCTTTGCCAGTTGTTCCTGATGTAAAACCAACGCCAATAGCGATGACACCAACAGTAAACgtgaggacgacgacgaccgccTTTCCACCCTTGATTGCTTACACTGCCATTCTCATCAACGACTCATACAAACTCTACCGTGAAGACGATTTCCGGAATGATTACAGTCACCTGTGGGAGGGAGCTGtgattgatgacgtcaaaaccaTGGCTCCATAcgatgaagataaagattgCACCCTGGTAGAGGATTTAGCAGATGTGTCTCAGAAGAATAGGCGGAAGCGGAGCACCAATCATCTGTTAGAAGaataaaatataaatatcAATCTTTGTAAATAGcaatttcgctttttttagTATTCCGGTTTTGATCACTGTTCGGGATTCAAAGGGTAAGCTCTTAGAACCGGAAGTCgttgcagaaaaaattcgaagcGGGCAGAAAACAGCTAAAACGTCAATATTTCCTTTTGTCTACGTCAACACGTACGCGCACTTCTGTGCCAATTACCAATCTCTATTGAAGCCGTCATTGCCGCCACCAGTATCAAgtaagaaagcgacgaaattaAATGTTATAAATGACCGTTTATCCCCTTAGCTGAAATTAGTACGGATAAAGTGATCAGTACGGGTCCAGACGATAATCCGGTCAAGCCGAAGGAGGAGAGTCCGCCGCTTTCAAAAATTCTGCCTATTGCCGTGCCGACTAGTGTCATTGGCTGCGTTGTCTTGACGATCTTTCTAGTCGTCGGTTTTTATTATTGTAAAGTGTCAATGCAAGAGCGAAGAATGATTCAACAatcgaaggaaagaaaacaaagaaaagttcAATTGCGAGAACCGCAGATACAAGACGAGTTCGAAGTCAACttagaggaggaggaggcggaggagcaGGAAGAAAGGAACATAGACATTGaggagaggaggagaagcaACGATGACACGCTCTCaatatcatcatcatttgGAATAGAAATAGACGAGAACGCGGCGGAGGAATCATATACCAACTCCGTTGTCCGTTTAGATGAAGAGGCCGAGGTcgtgacgtcgcttcgagacgacgacgacgacgacgttcacgtCCCCCAGCTCGTTGGAAGCACGTCGATTTAACAGATTtatttgagagaaaagtaTTATAAATGACTTTGAGTTGCGCAGACACTTAGTAGAAGTTAGATTCGCCGCCGGTTTGATTAACAATTAACGTTGCTGGAGTTTCTCTACGCAGATTTATcattaatattattattattattattattatcattaGTAGAAATACGCAGCGACTTTATTAATTACAGAACGAAACAGCCTCCTAGCAACCGAAAAATAATTAACGGCCACCCACAATGCAGTGAGAAGAATTGAATAGCTAGCTAAGAAAAATCTGTGCCTCAACCGAGATGCTCTAATCCTCACAGTGTCTTCAGGGCAAGATCCAAGCCAACAGCCTTACCAGCAAGCTCAAAAAGACCCGGAGCGAGACGCATGACGCTGAAGCCGATCGCCCCATACGTCAGCAATCGAACGGACACTTCCATCCACACCTGTTCCCTCCACGGCCGACTGCGATCATAGGGAACAACATAGGGGAGACCCTTGAGGGCAACCTCTTTCATTACAAAGCGTACTATCCCCAAAAGCGAGCAGCCGAGAAACCAGCGAAGAGCGCACGTGATACAGACCATTTTCGACGGCCACGTCACGTGGAGGAGCGTCCCGTCGTCGGGAAGGGAATCGGTTAAGAGGTCCCCGACGTACCAAACGCTCCACGCCACACCCAcaccgacgccgacgatttTGCACGTGTCGCCTCGCGCCGGACACCAGACGTATTGTTTGGGATAAATTGCCATGAGAGCTATGCCGACtgccatgacgacgagcggcgaaTAGGAAGTGTGGGCGATGAAGTCGTCCATTGGGTCGAGAAAGAACGatccggcgacgagaaagacgacggcgacgctgaATCCAGCTAAGAGATCCTAGGAGCAatggaaagaaaataaataataatataatagATTATCTCTTTATGCTGACCAATAAGGTGTGAACGCCAAGGTAGAGTCGACTGAGACAAACAAGCAAGCACCACACACTCGCAATGACAAAGCCGACGTCCGAAGGAAACTTCACAAATATTCAAATTAACATTTTTCCCGCGctctctccctcccccctcGGACACGCCCCCTCCTTACGTCATATCTTTCGCGAGCGAGCATCCAACAGCCGTACGGTATGGAAGCGGCGACAATAGcgtgcgtcgacggaaaACCGTACTCGTTATCGAACCAcgtttcgagtcgttttaCTGGTTTGGGTGGGCGTGGCCATTTGAGAACGTCTTTCAGCGCCTGGCCCGTGTACATGACCAGCGTCCACAGGTAAACAATGCGACGAGCAATGTGAAAGTCGACGTCCCAGACGAGAAAGGGTAGAAACGTTATGTAGAAGATCTCGCCGCCTAGGCCCGatgagaaacgaaagagaagatcgaagaagaagtggCCTCGTATCGATTTCGCGCTAGTGCCGACGcttccgacgtcgccgttgctcGCGCTATCGCTTTTTGGGTCCGAATTCGATGCGGGGATTTTGTTTCGATAGATTATGCCGTTGCTAACTGGGCCGTTCTTCGTTCCGTTGCTTTGAGGGGCCTCGGTGCGCGAAAACTTGCCGCCAAGCTCTTCTGCAGTGTAGGGAACGCCGCAGAAATGCTGAAAGCGCATGACGTGAATCGGATCCTTTAGATACGAGACAATGCGACTCATCGTTGTAGCGGAGGAAAGGGAGGAGCTTTTGTACGGGAATTCAGTAtgttcctttcttttttcgaagCTTTTTTGCGACGCTTCCTTTGGttagaaaaagacgaaatcgcCTCGATTTCAGTTGCGAGCGCATTTCTTTCGTGAATAACCTAAAACGGACGTTCACCGCTTGCCTGTGCCTTCCCACGGATTCTCTAGAATCCGAGGCCTTCCATTTTGATCAattcggcgagaaaaccgtCAATTCGATCGCAGGctaagcgaaaacgaagtctGGACTACGTACGAGCAAATACGTGACCGACCACAAGTTCTAGTTCGTgcaaattttatttccacACATCGCCAATGATTTTTACACTCGTGCAGTACTAaaaaaaatccaaaatcTAACGTGTCCGGCTTACCTTTCCTTCttctgtcttcgtcgtcgtttttccttcagcGGGCGACCTAAAAAATCGTATCAGTCACTGTCAaataatcgttgtacgtaccttttgatttgcgtccgtattagcgttatccaggctacaccgcgtggaggttcggacgcttcgtagcccaggtgagtcttcgcaaagcgatgacccccttccaaaaagtttcgggcgagttgcgggtcctcggccactcCATTCAGTACCCACCTGGATGAGgatcggcccctaataccgaaaccccggtgcgctggtaccaaagccttcggtatgtcttcctgagaagaaccgggccttgTGAAGTGGAGAGAGGCTGACcgctgtttgtaggagtcgacaatgaagacagtgcaatggaggaatcgaaggctcctGGGCTGGATCATCGTCGGtctaatcgcgtcgttcgggtgagaaaagtgccggcaaccagaccatagttgaacaccccctccaagccgtATCCACTCAGCCTAACGCGGATCGTGCTtgttgacgacaataagacctcgaacgatccgtctgcccagtgcgtaaagcgaggccgaagccccccatcgccccGCTtacgggctccggcacggaattaaccgtgggccacgctgagttCCAACTATCCTTCCTTGCCTTCTGCCAaatctcccgagccagtcctctcaaggatgagacgcggcgaaccgcgacgcacccaccctcagccgcaactgaaggaagatcggtgtgcgcttcgcttttaaccgtgtagctccgcccagcgcgctcattggtccgttgAGGTCACGTGGGGCTCAGCTAGCGCTCTGATTGGTTCCACCGAATACAGGCGCGAATTCGTAAACCGGTTTGACCGTTGATTGCAAAATGATTTGTCagcattttatttttggcaaGGAAATGATGTAAGCGTATGATGTAAGGCACGATCATCGCGTCGCCTCAAGTTCAAGATGGCGAAGAATGCCTCGTGGACGCCGTTCTCTTTTCTATACGGCTTCGTCTTTTACGCTTCGCGTAGATAATCGGTAGGGATAAAAGCAgtttcgcgcgcgctcgaCCGTTTTCACCGATGTCCCGGAACTCGAATCGAGACAGCAGCGATTGTTTCGCTTGCAGACTAACTGGCTGCTTCGGAGCGTATCTAGGAGCCGTCTACGTGCTTTACGAACGCAGCAGACTCCCAAAAGGTCACAAGAATAGGCCGTGGACAGCCGCAGTCGCATCGAGTAGGTCGCCGAtcgaaagggggccccctcgCTCTCAATTCCATCTTGTTTTTAGTTCTAGTTGCTTGCGGTACAGCCTATCTTACACTGCCACGCAAGCAACGCTCGAAATGAGCGCACAACGACGCTTACGATCGAAGAGAccgcgagaagaagaagaaatcgactctGAAACGGAAATTGAGCCGCCATCGAAATGTTCGGCTATCGaaaccgaagaagaagaggagaatcAAGAGGGAAAGTGGCccaaaagacaaagaagaaaagtaaaTAGTGCAATACAGTACATAAAAActgaattttcaaaatttgcTTTTTAGACTCAAAAAGGCCTCGAATTGGAGCAACTTTTTCGTCGACCGTCATCAACTGAAACGGCTTCATCAGCAAAGGATGTTAGTGACAGCGGCGGAATGACTCCAACGACGGAGATGACTGAAAAAACTCAATCATCAGAATCGCCGGATTCCGATCCTCGAGAAGATCCTTTGTCGATTTTGTACGAGACCGTTGTCGAGTATCGTGACGAAAGTGGGCGTAGATTGTCGGATATCTTCCAAAAATTGCCTTCAAAATCGGTTTATTCAATGGGGAGAAAAATAGTTGCGTTTAGAAAtcgcgtcttttcctttagaAATATCCGAATTATTATCGCGTGATTGTCGAGCCTATTGATCTGAAAATGATTGGAGCGAAATTGAAGGTTAGAACAGAACAGCGTCGGTCACATGACACGAATTTCTATCGTAGAATGGCGACTATAAAGACGTTCTCGATTTGGAAAGCGACTTGACTCTCATGGTGAAAAATGCGCGACACTTCAACGAACCCACGTCACAAGTCTACAAGGTCACAAGAACTATCAATTAATAGATCTGCATTAATTACTTTAATTTTTCGACGGCTAGGACGCGACGACATTGAATAAAATCgtgaaagcaaagaaaagggaATTGAGATTGAGACCGCGAAAACTCGTTGATCCATCTCAAATGGATCTCTACAAATCCGTCGCCGAATTCAGAAACAAACACGGTAGACTATTGAGTGAAGCCTTTCAAGAATTACCATCAGAAAAGTAtttattttccttttttctaaACATTTATTACGTATGGTCTTATTCTTCTTAGGGAGTATCCAAATTATTATGTAACTATTGCTGAACCCATGTGTTTTTCTATGGTCTTTGAGAATATTCAAGTAGGATGTCACTTTGTGTGTGATACGCTTGCTCAGTTCTTCGTGTTTTATGCAGAAGGGAATGTAtgaaacggtggaacagttggaAGAACACTTGATGCTCATTTTTCTGAATGCTCGAACGTTTAACGAATCATCATCAAGAATCTACAAGGTTACATTCTAATTATATCACTGATGGAATGGAGAATAGATaggcttttaattaaaataggaTGCGACGAAATTAATGCACGTGACacaggagaaaaagagagcaCTGACAGAGCCTTCACCGCCACCAGAAAAAGATCAGGTACCCTCATTAGGGTAGACAAGCCCATAAAACAactttcatttatttattcctaGGAGGAATTAGTAAAAGTTGCAAGTAGGCAAAGTTTTGGAAGGTAAGCGATATAATATTAGGAGGGGGGCCCCTAAGGTCAAGGAGTAGTAGAGAATCCTCAAGCCAAGAAGGCGCGGCAGTGAATTTGGATgaaacggcggcggttgACGGCGATTTGACGCAGCGTCTCCGCAATTTATACGACGCCGTTCGCGAGCATCGGGTGAGAAGGGGAGAAAGGCCCACTCTTAATTTGTTTCCTGTAATTTTCATGGGCTAGGATTCCAACGAGAGACAAATCAgcgattctcttctttctctttcaaacaACGAAATCAACATG
This sequence is a window from Oscarella lobularis chromosome 7, ooOscLobu1.1, whole genome shotgun sequence. Protein-coding genes within it:
- the LOC136188647 gene encoding sphingosine-1-phosphate phosphatase 2-like: MSRIVSYLKDPIHVMRFQHFCGVPYTAEELGGKFSRTEAPQSNGTKNGPVSNGIIYRNKIPASNSDPKSDSASNGDVGSVGTSAKSIRGHFFFDLLFRFSSGLGGEIFYITFLPFLVWDVDFHIARRIVYLWTLVMYTGQALKDVLKWPRPPKPVKRLETWFDNEYGFPSTHAIVAASIPYGCWMLARERYDFPSDVGFVIASVWCLLVCLSRLYLGVHTLLDLLAGFSVAVVFLVAGSFFLDPMDDFIAHTSYSPLVVMAVGIALMAIYPKQYVWCPARGDTCKIVGVGVGVAWSVWYVGDLLTDSLPDDGTLLHVTWPSKMVCITCALRWFLGCSLLGIVRFVMKEVALKGLPYVVPYDRSRPWREQVWMEVSVRLLTYGAIGFSVMRLAPGLFELAGKAVGLDLALKTL